Proteins co-encoded in one Polaromonas vacuolata genomic window:
- a CDS encoding antitoxin, which produces MDTARLFQSGRSQAVRLPKEYRFEGDKVVVRHFGNGVLLLPVNEPWAILDAALNSFEPGFQISRDQPEVQVRQEIAS; this is translated from the coding sequence ATGGACACTGCACGTCTTTTTCAGTCGGGGCGAAGCCAAGCGGTTCGTCTGCCCAAAGAGTACCGCTTTGAAGGCGATAAGGTTGTTGTGCGGCATTTCGGTAACGGTGTCTTGTTGCTTCCAGTCAACGAGCCTTGGGCAATACTCGACGCGGCGTTAAATTCTTTTGAGCCGGGTTTTCAGATCAGTCGCGATCAGCCCGAAGTGCAGGTTCGTCAGGAGATTGCATCTTGA
- the vapC gene encoding type II toxin-antitoxin system tRNA(fMet)-specific endonuclease VapC, which translates to MRYMLDTNICIYVINVRPPAVLARFRLESLGSIGVSSVTAAELTFGVAKNGSARNRTALEMFLTAVEVLPFDASAIWHYGDLRAALERRGQPIGALDTMIAAHALACNAILVSNNTREFERVPGLRLENWASGTLDSD; encoded by the coding sequence ATCCGCTATATGCTGGACACCAATATTTGTATTTATGTGATCAATGTCCGGCCGCCAGCAGTCCTCGCTCGCTTCCGGCTGGAAAGTCTGGGCAGTATCGGTGTATCTAGCGTGACGGCGGCAGAGCTGACCTTTGGTGTGGCTAAAAATGGTTCTGCACGTAATCGCACGGCGCTGGAGATGTTTTTGACCGCAGTCGAGGTGCTCCCTTTCGATGCCTCTGCCATTTGGCATTACGGTGACTTGCGAGCCGCGCTGGAGCGACGCGGCCAGCCGATAGGCGCACTTGACACCATGATTGCCGCCCATGCGTTGGCATGCAACGCGATCTTAGTGAGTAATAACACCCGCGAATTTGAGCGGGTGCCAGGATTGCGCTTAGAGAACTGGGCGAGTGGGACGTTAGATTCCGATTGA